In Nocardioides cavernae, a single genomic region encodes these proteins:
- a CDS encoding acyl-CoA dehydrogenase family protein — MPDRPSILEQEHEDFRAVARAFFEKEVAPHHAAWEQAGIVDREVWRRAGERGLLCFDVDEAYGGPGIKDFRYNMVLAEESARAGASGPGFAVHTDIIVPYISSLGTEEQKQRWLPGCVSGDLVTAIAMTEPGAGSDLQGIRTTAVDAGDHYVLNGSKTFISNGILSDLVVVVCRTDPDAGHQGISLLVVERGMEGFERGRNLAKMGLHAQDTAELSFTDVRVPKENLLGAEGSGFVSLMENLPQERISIGCIAVAAIEHVLDLCLAYAKEREAFGKPIGKFQHNRFVLAEMATEAHIARVFINDCVLRLNAGEVDTALASMAKWWTTELQKRVVDAGVQLHGGYGYMDEYPISKAYTDSRIQTIYGGTTEIQKEIIGRMLGL; from the coding sequence ATGCCTGACCGCCCCAGCATCCTCGAGCAGGAGCACGAGGACTTCCGCGCCGTGGCCCGCGCCTTCTTCGAGAAGGAGGTGGCGCCCCACCACGCCGCCTGGGAGCAGGCAGGCATCGTCGACCGCGAGGTCTGGCGCAGGGCCGGCGAGCGCGGGCTGCTGTGCTTCGACGTCGACGAGGCCTACGGCGGGCCGGGGATCAAGGACTTCCGCTACAACATGGTGCTCGCCGAGGAGTCGGCGCGGGCCGGAGCCTCCGGGCCCGGCTTCGCCGTGCACACCGACATCATCGTCCCCTACATCTCCTCGCTCGGGACGGAGGAGCAGAAGCAGCGGTGGCTGCCGGGCTGCGTCTCCGGCGACCTGGTCACCGCCATCGCGATGACCGAGCCCGGTGCCGGGTCCGACCTGCAGGGCATCCGTACGACGGCGGTGGACGCCGGCGACCACTACGTGCTCAACGGGTCGAAGACCTTCATCTCCAACGGGATCCTGTCCGACCTGGTCGTCGTGGTCTGCCGGACCGACCCCGACGCGGGACACCAGGGCATCTCGCTGCTCGTCGTCGAGCGAGGCATGGAGGGCTTCGAGCGCGGCCGCAACCTCGCCAAGATGGGGCTGCACGCCCAGGACACCGCCGAGCTGTCCTTCACCGACGTACGGGTGCCGAAGGAGAACCTGCTCGGCGCGGAGGGTTCCGGGTTCGTGTCACTGATGGAGAACCTCCCCCAGGAGCGCATCTCGATCGGCTGCATCGCCGTCGCCGCGATCGAGCACGTCCTCGACCTGTGCCTGGCGTACGCCAAGGAGCGGGAGGCGTTCGGCAAGCCGATCGGGAAGTTCCAGCACAACCGCTTCGTGCTGGCCGAGATGGCCACCGAGGCGCACATCGCGCGGGTCTTCATCAACGACTGCGTGCTGCGGCTCAACGCCGGAGAGGTCGACACAGCGCTGGCGTCGATGGCGAAGTGGTGGACCACCGAGCTGCAGAAGCGGGTCGTCGACGCCGGCGTTCAGCTGCACGGCGGCTACGGCTACATGGACGAGTACCCGATCTCCAAGGCCTACACCGACTCGCGGATCCAGACGATCTACGGCGGCACGACCGAGATCCAGAAGGAGATCATCGGGCGGATGCTGGGCCTGTAG